A single genomic interval of Granulicella tundricola MP5ACTX9 harbors:
- a CDS encoding NAD(P)H-dependent oxidoreductase yields MTTVTERLAWRYATKKFDATKSVPTEKLERIIEAIRLAPTSSGLQPFQLFVITNPDIRAKIRAVSWNQAQVTDSSHLLVFAAWDNITPERVHMMFDLTNDIRGFKNEGWESYRQQLLGIVAARGTEANYQAAARQAYIALGAALIAAAFEEVDATPMEGFDPAAVDEILNLKSKNLRSVVMLPLGYRAAEGDWLANLKKVRRSRENFVTEII; encoded by the coding sequence TTGACGACCGTAACCGAAAGACTCGCGTGGCGCTATGCAACCAAGAAGTTTGACGCAACGAAAAGCGTCCCCACCGAAAAGCTGGAACGCATCATCGAAGCCATACGTCTTGCCCCCACCTCCAGCGGCCTGCAACCCTTTCAGCTCTTCGTCATCACCAACCCGGACATCCGCGCAAAGATCCGCGCCGTCTCGTGGAACCAGGCGCAGGTCACAGACTCTTCGCATCTGCTCGTCTTCGCCGCGTGGGATAACATCACGCCAGAGCGCGTGCATATGATGTTCGACCTCACCAACGACATCCGTGGCTTCAAAAATGAGGGTTGGGAAAGCTATCGCCAGCAGTTGCTGGGCATCGTCGCCGCACGGGGAACGGAAGCCAACTATCAGGCCGCCGCACGCCAGGCCTACATTGCCCTTGGAGCTGCCCTGATCGCCGCAGCCTTTGAAGAGGTCGACGCCACTCCCATGGAAGGCTTCGACCCCGCAGCCGTAGACGAGATCCTGAACCTGAAATCGAAGAACCTCCGTAGCGTCGTCATGCTCCCGCTTGGCTACCGCGCAGCAGAAGGCGACTGGCTAGCGAACCTCAAGAAGGTCCGCCGCAGCCGAGAGAACTTCGTCACGGAAATAATCTGA
- the udk gene encoding uridine kinase, producing MGVLTDSAQLTFPRKPFILGIAGCSGSGKTTLARELASELSATLLTLDLYYHDLAHLSHEERATQNFDHPDSLESTLLTEHVRQLAAGNPIQAPTYDFATHTRIPDAEETIRPTDFIIVEGILALHYEPLRALYNLSIYVDAPHEVCLMRRIHRDVKERGRTEESVRNQYLETAHPMAEQYVLPSAHHATLTVEGTDSLDWSVEQVLSTLRKHGYTRAK from the coding sequence GTGGGTGTATTGACTGACTCCGCCCAGCTCACCTTCCCCCGCAAGCCCTTCATCCTGGGCATAGCCGGCTGCTCAGGCTCCGGCAAAACCACCCTCGCGCGCGAGCTCGCCTCAGAGCTTTCCGCCACCCTTCTCACCCTCGATCTCTACTACCATGACCTCGCCCACCTCTCCCATGAAGAGCGAGCCACCCAAAATTTCGACCACCCAGACTCTTTAGAATCAACACTTTTGACCGAGCACGTCCGCCAGCTAGCCGCTGGCAATCCCATCCAGGCCCCCACCTATGACTTCGCCACCCACACCCGAATCCCCGACGCCGAAGAGACCATCCGCCCCACCGATTTCATCATCGTAGAGGGCATCCTGGCCCTCCATTACGAGCCCCTGAGAGCCCTCTACAATCTCAGCATCTACGTCGACGCCCCCCACGAAGTCTGCCTCATGCGCCGCATCCACCGCGACGTCAAAGAGCGCGGCCGAACGGAAGAAAGCGTTAGGAATCAGTATCTTGAGACCGCCCACCCCATGGCAGAGCAGTACGTCCTCCCCTCCGCTCACCACGCCACCCTCACCGTGGAAGGAACAGACTCCCTCGACTGGTCCGTCGAACAGGTCCTCAGCACCCTCCGCAAACACGGCTATACCCGAGCTAAGTAG
- a CDS encoding SDR family oxidoreductase: MKLTGNTIFITGGGSGIGRGLAEALHGLGNEVIISGRRKGHLDEVTKANPGMKSVELDIASPESIKSVAAKLIAEYPKLNVVINNAGIFSVDTAEGVLDDEVLVSTVTTNVFGPLRMTSALIEHLKGQDAAAVIYVTSGLAFTPLAMAAVYNSTKAAIHSYALSQRYKLKGTSVKVLEIAPPYVQTELGGDQQLNDPRAMPLKEFIDETIKVLGTDADEVLTERVKPLRNNVGPNEYEFVVKMNDMMTAAGHKS, encoded by the coding sequence ATGAAGCTGACGGGAAACACGATTTTTATTACGGGTGGCGGTTCTGGCATTGGGCGTGGGTTGGCTGAGGCGCTGCATGGACTGGGGAACGAGGTGATCATCTCCGGGCGGCGTAAGGGACACCTGGATGAGGTGACGAAGGCGAATCCGGGGATGAAGTCTGTAGAGCTGGATATTGCCAGCCCGGAGAGTATCAAGAGCGTCGCGGCGAAGCTGATTGCTGAGTATCCGAAGCTGAATGTGGTGATCAATAACGCGGGAATCTTCAGCGTGGATACGGCGGAGGGTGTGCTTGACGATGAGGTGCTGGTGTCGACGGTGACGACGAATGTGTTTGGGCCGTTGCGGATGACTTCTGCGCTGATCGAACATTTGAAGGGGCAGGATGCGGCTGCGGTGATCTATGTGACGTCCGGGTTGGCGTTTACGCCGTTGGCAATGGCCGCGGTTTATAACTCGACGAAGGCTGCGATTCACTCTTATGCGCTGAGCCAGCGGTACAAGTTGAAGGGCACGAGCGTGAAGGTGCTGGAGATCGCTCCGCCTTATGTGCAGACGGAGCTGGGTGGGGATCAGCAGTTGAACGATCCTCGGGCGATGCCGTTGAAGGAGTTTATCGACGAGACGATCAAGGTGCTGGGCACGGACGCTGATGAGGTGCTGACGGAACGGGTGAAGCCGCTGCGGAATAACGTTGGGCCGAATGAGTATGAGTTTGTGGTGAAGATGAACGACATGATGACGGCCGCGGGGCATAAGAGCTAG
- a CDS encoding S1/P1 nuclease, with translation MMKLHPVAKVAVALSFVPFVFVQRSAAWGADGHRMINRLAAQYLPADVPAFMRNGEAQDTLEYLGPEPDRWKNRAESELSATQSPDHFIDMEWADLVGTLPKRRYDYIREVDKIAPAHPELKLTAEKIGFQPWEVEENYQRLKVAFREYRKLVAANADTGPDKKAILFYAGWLGHYVADGSQPLHDSIQYNGWTGPNPNGYTTEHKIHAKFESTYVSANVPRVEIAALVAASTPKLMTDEWSDYLTYLRTSEGQVEKLYQLDKAGAFDGAGTPAGKAFTEERIAAGVIELRDMIYTAWVRSGDPVEEYKGAQ, from the coding sequence ATGATGAAGCTTCACCCGGTTGCCAAGGTTGCTGTTGCACTCTCTTTTGTCCCCTTCGTTTTCGTTCAGCGTAGCGCTGCGTGGGGTGCCGATGGGCATCGCATGATCAATCGGCTGGCCGCGCAGTATCTGCCGGCGGATGTGCCTGCGTTTATGCGCAATGGCGAGGCGCAAGACACGCTGGAGTACCTGGGGCCGGAGCCGGATCGGTGGAAGAACAGGGCGGAGAGCGAGTTGAGCGCGACGCAGTCTCCGGATCACTTTATCGACATGGAGTGGGCGGACTTGGTGGGGACGCTGCCGAAGCGGCGGTACGACTACATCCGTGAGGTCGATAAGATTGCGCCGGCGCATCCGGAGTTGAAGCTGACGGCGGAGAAGATCGGGTTTCAGCCGTGGGAGGTTGAGGAGAACTATCAGCGGCTGAAGGTGGCGTTCCGGGAGTACCGGAAGCTGGTTGCAGCCAATGCGGATACGGGGCCGGATAAGAAGGCGATCCTTTTCTATGCTGGGTGGCTGGGGCACTATGTGGCGGATGGATCGCAGCCGCTGCATGACTCGATTCAATACAACGGGTGGACGGGGCCCAACCCGAACGGCTATACGACAGAACACAAGATTCACGCGAAGTTCGAATCGACCTATGTGAGTGCGAATGTGCCGCGGGTGGAGATTGCGGCACTGGTTGCGGCTTCTACACCGAAGCTGATGACGGATGAGTGGAGCGACTACCTGACTTATCTAAGGACATCTGAGGGGCAGGTGGAGAAGCTTTATCAATTGGATAAGGCTGGGGCTTTTGATGGAGCTGGGACGCCTGCGGGAAAGGCGTTTACGGAGGAGCGGATTGCGGCTGGAGTGATCGAACTGCGGGACATGATCTACACGGCTTGGGTGCGGAGCGGTGATCCGGTTGAGGAGTACAAGGGGGCGCAGTAG
- a CDS encoding WD40/YVTN/BNR-like repeat-containing protein encodes MSGVRLLVGTKKGAFVLTADGGRVDWTIEGPFFAGWECYHVAGSPVDAERIYCSQSSAWFGQVMQRSDDGGKTWAAVGNLFGYEGKTGTHQWYDGSPHPWEFKRVWHVEPSLSEVDVVYAGVEDAGLFRSVDGGVRWEELNGLRGHGTAVDWQPGAGGMCLHTIVIDPSDERRMFVAISAAGAFRTDDGGVTWKPVNKGLRSQYIPKPDAEVGHCVHKLAMHPARPQTLFMQKHWDVMRTDDAGENWREVSGNLPTDFGFAIDVHAHEPETIYVVPIKSDSEHFPLDGRLRVYRSKSGGDEWEAMTKGLPQSDCYVNVLRDAMAVDRMEECGVYFGTTGGQVYCSADGGETWRTVVRDLPAVLSVEVQTLP; translated from the coding sequence ATGAGCGGAGTGAGGTTGCTGGTGGGGACGAAGAAGGGTGCGTTTGTGCTGACGGCGGATGGCGGGCGTGTGGACTGGACGATCGAAGGGCCGTTCTTTGCGGGGTGGGAGTGCTATCACGTGGCGGGGTCGCCGGTGGATGCGGAGCGGATCTATTGCTCGCAGTCGAGTGCTTGGTTTGGGCAGGTGATGCAGCGTTCCGACGACGGCGGGAAGACGTGGGCGGCGGTGGGGAATCTGTTTGGGTATGAAGGGAAGACGGGGACGCACCAGTGGTATGACGGGAGTCCGCACCCGTGGGAGTTCAAGCGGGTGTGGCATGTGGAGCCCTCGCTGAGCGAGGTGGATGTGGTGTATGCAGGGGTGGAGGATGCGGGGCTGTTCCGGTCTGTGGATGGCGGGGTGAGGTGGGAGGAGCTGAATGGGCTGCGAGGGCATGGGACTGCGGTTGACTGGCAACCGGGGGCAGGTGGGATGTGTCTGCATACGATCGTGATCGACCCGAGCGATGAGCGAAGGATGTTTGTGGCGATCTCGGCTGCTGGGGCTTTTAGGACGGACGATGGCGGGGTGACGTGGAAGCCGGTGAACAAGGGGTTGAGGTCGCAGTACATTCCGAAGCCGGATGCGGAGGTGGGGCACTGTGTGCATAAGCTGGCGATGCATCCGGCAAGGCCGCAGACGCTGTTCATGCAGAAGCACTGGGACGTGATGAGGACCGACGACGCGGGGGAGAACTGGCGGGAGGTGAGTGGGAATCTGCCGACGGACTTTGGGTTTGCTATCGACGTGCATGCGCATGAGCCGGAGACGATTTACGTGGTGCCGATCAAGAGCGACTCGGAGCATTTTCCGCTGGATGGGCGGCTGCGGGTTTATCGGAGCAAGAGCGGCGGGGATGAGTGGGAGGCGATGACGAAGGGGCTGCCGCAGAGCGACTGCTATGTGAATGTGCTGAGAGATGCGATGGCGGTGGATCGGATGGAGGAGTGCGGGGTTTATTTTGGGACGACGGGTGGGCAGGTTTACTGCTCGGCTGACGGGGGCGAGACGTGGCGGACGGTGGTGAGGGATTTGCCGGCGGTGCTTTCTGTCGAGGTGCAGACGCTGCCATGA
- a CDS encoding lysophospholipid acyltransferase family protein codes for MHVLRALLRTAKLIGYFTWFGLELLIRRPATRQARADWLHRFCAAALRGFDVKLTVEGEFPARGALISNHLSYLDIIVFAAMSPCVFCSKAEIKHWPILGWMTTMAGTVYVDRGRGGSAAKAGGEMKLAAEAGLPVVFFPEGTTSNGEQVLAFHSGLLAQAIGAEEPITGAYLSYSLDEENGEGVSVSDDVAYWGDVNMLKHIFRFLGLQGCHARVRIGDGPIAFRCGVKDRKGAAREAREAVLELAGTFVNTAT; via the coding sequence ATGCACGTTCTACGCGCGCTTCTTCGTACGGCAAAGCTGATTGGTTATTTCACCTGGTTTGGGCTGGAGCTTCTGATTCGGCGGCCGGCGACACGGCAGGCTAGGGCGGATTGGCTGCATCGATTCTGTGCGGCGGCGCTGCGTGGGTTCGATGTGAAGCTGACGGTGGAGGGGGAGTTTCCGGCGCGTGGGGCGTTGATTTCAAACCACTTGAGCTACCTGGACATCATTGTGTTTGCGGCGATGTCGCCTTGTGTTTTTTGTTCCAAGGCGGAGATTAAGCACTGGCCGATCCTGGGGTGGATGACGACGATGGCGGGGACCGTCTATGTGGATCGCGGGCGGGGTGGGTCGGCGGCTAAGGCGGGTGGGGAGATGAAACTGGCGGCGGAGGCGGGGTTGCCGGTGGTGTTTTTTCCTGAAGGGACAACGAGTAACGGGGAGCAGGTGCTGGCGTTTCACTCTGGATTGCTGGCGCAGGCGATCGGGGCGGAGGAGCCGATTACCGGGGCCTATCTGAGCTACTCGCTGGATGAGGAGAATGGGGAGGGCGTAAGTGTCTCAGACGATGTGGCTTACTGGGGGGATGTGAATATGCTGAAACACATCTTCCGGTTCCTGGGTTTGCAGGGATGCCATGCGCGGGTGCGGATTGGGGATGGGCCGATTGCGTTCCGGTGCGGGGTGAAGGACCGGAAAGGGGCTGCGCGGGAGGCTCGGGAGGCTGTGCTGGAGTTGGCGGGAACGTTTGTGAATACAGCTACTTAG
- the pncB gene encoding nicotinate phosphoribosyltransferase: MNVNFAERAHNHNWKLDPIVRSLLDTDFYKLLMLQFIWKNFPQVQVTSEVVNRTVRVHLAERVGMAALREQMEHVRGLRFRRSELVWLAGNTFYGVRFIFEPAFLEWLEKDFALSDYEIAEQESDDPAHAGQLTLRFSGLWTAVTMWEVYALAIVSELKTRAALAELSELELDVLYARAKTRLWDKIEKLRDVEGLQLSDFGTRRRHSFLWQEYAVQALRASLGKRFGGTSNTALAYKHDLEAIGTNAHELPMAMAALASVGSDDELRASQYRVLELWQRSYGGSLLIMLPDTFGTTQFLEHAPEFAADWTGQRVDSKDPYVAGDEYVAWLESRGRDPRQKRLIASDGLDVDDIVKLHEYFSGRIRFSAGWGTLLTNDFRGCHPRGEDTLEPLSLVCKLTSANGIPTVKLSDNARKTAGPVELVARYRRVFGSEAETGAAVIV, from the coding sequence ATGAATGTGAACTTTGCGGAGCGGGCGCATAACCACAACTGGAAGCTGGACCCGATTGTGCGGTCGCTGCTGGATACGGACTTTTACAAGCTGCTGATGCTGCAGTTCATCTGGAAGAACTTTCCGCAGGTGCAGGTGACGAGCGAGGTGGTGAACCGTACGGTACGGGTGCATCTGGCCGAGCGGGTGGGGATGGCGGCGCTGCGGGAGCAGATGGAGCATGTGCGGGGGCTGCGGTTTCGGCGGTCTGAGCTGGTTTGGCTGGCGGGTAATACGTTCTATGGAGTCAGGTTCATCTTTGAGCCGGCGTTTCTGGAGTGGCTGGAGAAGGACTTTGCGCTTTCGGACTACGAGATTGCGGAGCAGGAGTCGGACGATCCGGCTCATGCGGGGCAGTTGACGCTTCGGTTCAGCGGGTTGTGGACTGCCGTCACAATGTGGGAGGTTTATGCGCTGGCGATCGTGAGCGAGTTGAAGACTCGGGCGGCGCTGGCGGAGTTGAGTGAGCTCGAACTGGATGTTTTGTATGCGCGGGCTAAGACTCGGCTTTGGGACAAGATCGAGAAGCTGCGGGATGTGGAAGGGCTGCAGCTTTCGGACTTTGGGACGCGGCGGCGGCACTCGTTCTTGTGGCAGGAGTACGCGGTGCAGGCACTGAGGGCTTCGCTGGGGAAGAGATTTGGTGGAACGTCCAATACGGCGCTGGCGTACAAGCATGATCTGGAGGCGATTGGGACGAACGCGCATGAGCTGCCGATGGCGATGGCGGCGCTCGCCTCTGTTGGGAGCGATGATGAGTTGCGGGCCTCGCAGTATCGGGTGCTGGAGCTTTGGCAGAGGAGCTATGGGGGGTCGCTGCTGATCATGCTGCCGGATACGTTCGGGACGACGCAGTTCCTGGAGCATGCGCCGGAGTTTGCTGCGGACTGGACGGGGCAGCGGGTGGACTCGAAGGACCCGTATGTCGCCGGGGATGAGTATGTTGCGTGGCTGGAGAGCCGGGGGCGTGATCCGCGGCAGAAGAGGCTGATCGCGTCCGATGGGCTGGATGTGGATGACATTGTGAAGCTGCATGAGTACTTCAGTGGGCGGATACGGTTTTCAGCCGGGTGGGGGACGCTGCTGACGAACGACTTCCGCGGCTGCCATCCGAGGGGTGAGGACACGCTGGAGCCGCTGAGCCTGGTCTGCAAGCTGACGAGTGCGAACGGGATCCCTACGGTGAAGCTGAGCGACAACGCGAGGAAGACGGCGGGGCCGGTAGAGCTTGTGGCGAGGTATCGACGGGTGTTTGGGAGTGAGGCGGAGACGGGGGCTGCGGTGATCGTTTAG
- a CDS encoding helix-turn-helix transcriptional regulator: MNNRLRILRAERAWSQQDLADRLEVSRQSVNAIETGRYDPSLPLAFRIARLFGASIETIFLDEA, from the coding sequence ATGAATAACCGCCTCCGTATTCTCCGTGCAGAACGCGCCTGGTCTCAGCAGGATCTAGCGGACCGTCTTGAGGTCTCACGTCAGTCCGTCAACGCCATAGAAACCGGTCGATACGACCCGTCGTTGCCGCTGGCCTTCCGCATCGCCCGTCTCTTCGGGGCCTCCATTGAAACCATCTTTCTCGACGAAGCATGA
- a CDS encoding purine-nucleoside phosphorylase has product MTSLPDLYTRAQSAAAYIRTLTPLVPAVGIILGSGLGSFASAVENPVTIPYATIPHFPQSTVEGHSGNLILGTIAGVPVAVMQGRVHAYEGYTMPEVTFPTRVLGLLGCKTLIVTNAAGGIKPTYKPGSLVAISDHINLTGTNAALGPNEPRFATNETSGYRFFDMTTAYPAALRAIAVEEAAKQGYILEEGVYLAVLGPSYETAAEIRAFRTLGADLVGMSTVHEVIIARHMGIPVLGLSLVTNPAAGVSNEVIHHEEVMDIGRQVESRFSALLTAIIPRL; this is encoded by the coding sequence ATGACCTCCTTACCAGACCTCTACACCCGAGCCCAATCCGCCGCCGCCTACATCCGCACCCTCACCCCCCTCGTCCCGGCCGTCGGCATCATCCTAGGGTCAGGCCTCGGCTCCTTCGCCTCCGCGGTCGAGAACCCCGTCACCATCCCCTACGCCACCATCCCCCACTTCCCCCAGTCCACGGTAGAAGGCCACTCCGGCAACCTCATCCTCGGCACCATCGCCGGAGTCCCCGTAGCCGTCATGCAGGGCCGCGTCCACGCATATGAGGGCTACACCATGCCGGAGGTCACCTTCCCCACCCGCGTCCTCGGCCTCCTCGGCTGCAAGACCCTCATCGTCACCAACGCCGCCGGAGGCATCAAGCCCACCTACAAGCCCGGCTCCCTCGTCGCCATCTCAGACCACATCAACCTCACCGGCACCAACGCCGCCCTCGGCCCCAACGAGCCCCGCTTCGCCACCAACGAAACCTCCGGCTACCGCTTCTTCGACATGACCACCGCCTACCCCGCCGCCCTCCGCGCCATCGCCGTAGAGGAAGCCGCCAAACAGGGCTACATCTTGGAAGAAGGCGTCTACCTGGCCGTCCTCGGACCCTCCTACGAGACCGCCGCAGAGATCCGTGCATTCCGCACCCTCGGCGCGGACCTCGTCGGCATGTCCACCGTCCATGAGGTCATCATCGCCCGCCACATGGGCATCCCCGTCCTCGGCCTCTCCCTCGTCACCAACCCCGCTGCAGGCGTCTCGAACGAAGTCATCCACCACGAAGAGGTCATGGACATCGGCCGCCAGGTCGAATCCCGTTTCTCCGCCCTCCTGACCGCCATCATCCCCCGCCTCTGA
- a CDS encoding ubiquitin family protein: protein MIRVELPAPLCRLAGCEREVTLEVRVATLGGVMDALEEQYPALRGAVRDYATGERRAYLRFFAGEEDISAMRSDEALPDAVARGDEALLVIGAIAGGL, encoded by the coding sequence ATGATCCGGGTGGAGTTGCCGGCGCCGCTGTGCCGGTTGGCGGGGTGCGAGCGGGAGGTGACGCTCGAAGTGAGGGTGGCTACGCTGGGTGGCGTTATGGATGCGCTGGAGGAACAGTATCCTGCGCTGCGTGGGGCGGTGAGGGACTATGCGACGGGGGAGCGGCGGGCTTATCTGCGGTTCTTTGCCGGGGAGGAGGATATCTCTGCGATGCGGTCTGATGAGGCTCTGCCGGATGCGGTGGCGCGAGGGGATGAGGCGCTGCTGGTGATTGGTGCGATTGCTGGTGGTCTCTGA
- a CDS encoding DUF2062 domain-containing protein, translated as MAASLTASISLLFQRHIISPVMHLLRVGASPRRLAWSLAVGVAVGINPLLGSTTLLCLAVAFVLRLNLVASQISNHLVYPLQLALFFVFIDIGDRIFHTGKLPLDREALLSAMRHHPLATTRMLWSWEWHALIVWTLFSAALIPLVALILRPALERLLLKLHTETPA; from the coding sequence ATGGCAGCTTCTCTCACCGCATCCATCTCGCTTCTCTTCCAACGGCACATCATCTCGCCGGTCATGCATCTGCTGCGCGTCGGAGCCTCCCCCCGCCGCCTCGCCTGGTCGCTCGCGGTTGGGGTAGCCGTCGGCATCAATCCGCTGCTCGGCTCGACCACCCTCCTCTGCCTTGCCGTGGCCTTCGTCCTGCGTCTGAACCTGGTAGCGTCCCAGATCTCCAACCACCTCGTCTACCCGCTCCAACTCGCCCTGTTCTTCGTCTTCATAGACATAGGCGACCGCATCTTCCACACCGGCAAGCTCCCTTTGGACCGTGAGGCTCTCCTCAGCGCCATGCGTCACCACCCCCTCGCCACCACCCGCATGCTCTGGTCGTGGGAGTGGCACGCCCTCATCGTCTGGACCCTCTTCTCCGCCGCGCTGATCCCTCTCGTCGCCCTCATCCTGCGCCCCGCGCTGGAGCGTCTCCTCCTCAAGCTCCACACCGAAACCCCAGCCTAA
- a CDS encoding Vgb family protein translates to MTFPLKISLLLPFCLLAAGCSVQSTPTPPTTPVPVPVPPTTSGQIDGKVLAGQQPLSDATIQLFAAGTSGYGTGAVSLLSTPVTTAQDGTFSLIGDYTCPSASSQLYVLATGGNPGLTSSTSNSASVMMAALGPCTLFGSTYTLDPNAYININEVTTVASVYALAAFINPTTLQVGTSSTNATGLTNAFLTVPNLVDISTGQARTATLAANGTVPQSTINSLGNTLDLCIKSNGTGTPCSTLFAAATSTGATAPTNTLQAVLNIATHPASQAAALYQIATTSTSFSPALTAAPNDWTLSVPYKTSNSLQTRVALDADGNVWINNTVSGAVLGRSGPYSSVFKLSNQGAFLSPAIGYFANGFNALSDLAVDPTGNVWLTDSAVSSVYKLSTSGTVLATAQTGISVPNALAIDGAGNAWIANNNGTLAALSNSAVKLPGSPFTGSTLPYPTGMAIDPSSNIWIADYSATLAFGLAAFNNAGTQLPGSPYLDTNLIQTHHIASDSAGNIWLTATQSNTLHKFTPNGVPTQPGGYTGGGLNGPASVAIDGAGNAWVANGADSKSIPHIVEFSNAGLPLSGSTGYASSPVSLIGATPADDLAIDSSGNVWTLPGGYYIIEYIGTATPVATPFSLAIKNNKLAQKP, encoded by the coding sequence ATGACCTTCCCCCTGAAGATTTCCCTTCTCCTCCCCTTCTGTCTCCTGGCCGCCGGCTGCTCCGTTCAATCCACTCCCACGCCTCCGACAACTCCCGTGCCCGTCCCCGTCCCCCCAACCACCTCCGGGCAGATCGATGGCAAAGTCCTCGCCGGCCAGCAACCCCTCTCCGACGCAACCATCCAGCTCTTCGCCGCCGGAACCTCAGGGTATGGGACCGGTGCCGTCTCGCTCCTCTCCACCCCGGTCACAACCGCCCAGGACGGCACCTTCTCCCTCATCGGCGACTACACCTGCCCCTCCGCCTCCAGCCAACTCTACGTCCTCGCCACCGGAGGCAATCCCGGCCTCACCTCCAGCACCAGCAACTCTGCCAGCGTCATGATGGCCGCCCTCGGCCCCTGCACCCTCTTCGGCTCAACCTATACCCTTGACCCCAACGCCTACATCAACATCAACGAAGTCACAACCGTGGCCTCCGTCTATGCTCTTGCAGCCTTCATCAACCCCACCACCTTGCAGGTCGGCACCTCATCCACCAACGCCACCGGTCTCACCAACGCCTTCCTCACCGTCCCCAACCTCGTCGATATCTCCACCGGCCAGGCCCGCACCGCCACCCTCGCCGCCAACGGCACAGTCCCCCAATCGACCATCAACTCCCTCGGCAACACACTTGATCTCTGCATCAAGTCCAACGGCACCGGCACCCCATGCTCCACCCTCTTCGCCGCCGCCACTTCCACCGGAGCCACAGCCCCCACCAACACCCTCCAGGCCGTCCTCAACATAGCGACCCATCCCGCATCCCAGGCAGCTGCTCTCTACCAGATCGCCACCACAAGCACCTCCTTCTCCCCAGCGCTCACGGCCGCGCCCAACGACTGGACCCTCTCCGTCCCCTATAAAACCAGCAACAGCCTGCAAACCCGCGTGGCCCTCGACGCCGACGGAAACGTCTGGATCAACAACACCGTCAGCGGCGCAGTCCTCGGCCGCTCAGGACCGTACAGCTCCGTCTTCAAACTGAGCAACCAGGGCGCGTTCCTATCCCCCGCCATCGGCTACTTCGCCAACGGCTTCAACGCCCTCTCAGACCTCGCCGTCGACCCCACCGGAAACGTCTGGCTCACCGACAGCGCCGTCTCCAGCGTCTACAAGCTCAGCACCTCCGGCACCGTCCTCGCCACCGCCCAGACCGGCATCTCCGTCCCCAACGCCCTTGCAATCGACGGAGCCGGCAACGCCTGGATCGCCAACAACAACGGCACCCTCGCCGCCCTCTCCAACTCAGCCGTCAAGCTCCCCGGCTCGCCCTTCACCGGCAGCACCCTCCCCTATCCCACCGGCATGGCCATCGACCCCTCCAGCAACATCTGGATCGCAGACTACTCCGCCACCCTCGCCTTTGGCCTCGCCGCCTTCAACAACGCCGGAACCCAGCTCCCAGGCTCCCCTTACCTCGACACCAACCTCATCCAGACCCACCACATCGCATCCGATAGCGCAGGCAACATCTGGCTCACCGCAACCCAGTCCAACACCCTCCACAAGTTCACCCCCAACGGCGTCCCCACCCAGCCCGGAGGCTACACCGGCGGCGGCCTCAACGGCCCCGCCTCAGTCGCCATCGACGGAGCCGGCAACGCCTGGGTCGCCAACGGCGCAGACTCCAAAAGCATCCCCCACATCGTAGAGTTCAGCAACGCCGGCCTCCCGCTGTCCGGCTCCACCGGCTACGCCTCGTCCCCGGTCAGCCTCATCGGAGCCACCCCCGCCGACGACCTCGCCATCGACAGCTCCGGCAACGTCTGGACCCTCCCCGGCGGCTACTACATCATCGAGTACATCGGCACCGCCACACCCGTAGCCACCCCATTCTCACTTGCCATCAAAAACAACAAACTAGCCCAGAAACCATAA